A genome region from Deltaproteobacteria bacterium includes the following:
- a CDS encoding LLM class flavin-dependent oxidoreductase: MFIGHFTEQPWQKEDWPTAWGSGVMEVSNSEYDPFRAANLYNRYMDEKVYAEEMGFDGIMVNEHHSAPFCMNGVANVTASILARITSKAKIVILGNILPIHDDPLWLAEGLAMIDVISRGRLVPGIVRGGGNESLAHNAPPHFNRERFEEAHDFLIKTWTTPGPFRWEGKHYHYRYVNPWAVPYQKPHPPIWVPGTSSRETVEWAAKHRYPYMMLASQLDLTQQMYQIYYDAARQEGYEAGPQHLGFMFFCHVDETEERAIEVGRTLTQGVRSPYDPGAQRPRPWIEGPPGISTKSARALRRKMVASDSSGRTRAGARATFEDQVATHGMIVGTPDTVVPKVRYIMETLRPGTIIFRTGDGAMSHQDQMRTLKLMGEEVLPAMREIAKELGLPGPYDVDPRTNEPVAALAS; encoded by the coding sequence ATGTTCATAGGTCACTTTACAGAGCAACCCTGGCAGAAGGAAGACTGGCCCACGGCCTGGGGGTCGGGCGTCATGGAGGTGAGCAACAGCGAATACGACCCCTTTCGCGCCGCTAACCTCTACAATCGATATATGGACGAGAAGGTCTACGCTGAGGAGATGGGATTCGACGGGATCATGGTCAACGAGCACCACAGCGCCCCGTTCTGCATGAATGGGGTAGCCAACGTCACGGCCTCCATTCTTGCCCGCATCACCAGCAAGGCCAAGATCGTGATCCTCGGCAACATTCTGCCCATTCACGACGATCCCCTCTGGTTGGCGGAGGGGCTAGCGATGATTGATGTGATTTCCCGCGGGCGGCTTGTCCCCGGTATAGTCCGCGGCGGTGGCAATGAGAGCCTGGCGCACAACGCACCCCCGCACTTCAACCGGGAGCGCTTCGAGGAAGCCCACGATTTCCTCATCAAGACGTGGACGACCCCCGGCCCCTTCCGCTGGGAGGGCAAGCACTACCACTACAGGTATGTGAACCCCTGGGCAGTGCCATACCAGAAGCCCCATCCGCCCATTTGGGTGCCCGGCACATCTAGCAGGGAGACTGTAGAGTGGGCGGCCAAGCATCGCTATCCCTATATGATGCTGGCCAGCCAGTTGGATCTGACCCAGCAGATGTACCAGATCTACTATGACGCCGCGCGGCAAGAGGGTTATGAAGCCGGGCCCCAGCATCTTGGCTTCATGTTTTTCTGCCACGTCGACGAAACGGAAGAAAGAGCCATAGAGGTCGGCCGGACTTTAACCCAGGGAGTGCGCAGCCCCTACGATCCCGGTGCGCAGCGGCCACGGCCATGGATTGAGGGCCCCCCGGGAATCTCCACCAAGAGCGCCCGAGCCCTGCGACGAAAGATGGTAGCCTCGGACTCGTCCGGCCGCACCCGCGCGGGAGCGAGGGCAACCTTCGAAGACCAGGTGGCGACCCACGGCATGATCGTCGGCACCCCTGACACGGTGGTGCCCAAGGTGCGCTACATCATGGAAACCCTGCGGCCGGGGACCATCATCTTTCGCACCGGCGACGGCGCCATGTCCCACCAAGACCAGATGCGAACGTTGAAGCTCATGGGTGAAGAGGTCTTACCGGCCATGCGGGAAATCGCCAAGGAACTTGGCCTGCCAGGGCCTTACGACGTAGACCCTAGAACCAATGAGCCGGTGGCCGCACTAGCGTCCTGA
- a CDS encoding alpha/beta hydrolase has product MTTTAAACIEETLNIAGTSLQMRRGGSGAPLLLLHGELGVPDWLRAHELLAQHYSVYVPSLPGFGTSKIPDWMMSVRDLSAWVNWFVRDYGLLTPLNVIGFSLGGWVAAELATANSAIFSKMVLVGAAGIKPRQGEIWDYFLNGAKDAFRQSFFNSAATEYVKHYGRDWTPDEAEQIETNREAAIRYLWRPYMHSVTLAGLLPGIGIPTLLLWGRQDAIVPLNSCELYKQGIPGAQVAVIEDCGHMPEMEKPEEFAKTVIEFLEA; this is encoded by the coding sequence GTGACGACGACGGCCGCCGCTTGCATCGAAGAGACCCTCAACATAGCCGGCACATCCCTGCAGATGCGGCGCGGCGGCTCTGGAGCACCGTTGCTGCTTCTCCACGGTGAGCTGGGTGTTCCCGATTGGCTACGCGCCCACGAGCTGCTGGCCCAACACTACTCCGTGTATGTCCCCTCCCTGCCTGGCTTCGGCACTTCGAAGATTCCGGATTGGATGATGTCGGTCCGGGACCTGTCTGCCTGGGTAAACTGGTTTGTACGCGACTACGGTCTCTTGACCCCGCTCAACGTCATAGGCTTCTCCTTGGGTGGCTGGGTCGCTGCCGAGCTTGCCACCGCCAACAGCGCCATCTTCTCGAAAATGGTGCTGGTAGGGGCAGCAGGCATCAAGCCCCGGCAGGGGGAGATCTGGGACTACTTTTTGAACGGTGCCAAGGACGCGTTCCGACAGTCCTTCTTTAACTCCGCCGCGACAGAATACGTGAAGCACTATGGCAGAGACTGGACACCGGATGAGGCTGAACAGATAGAGACTAACCGAGAGGCGGCCATCCGTTACCTTTGGCGTCCCTACATGCATAGCGTCACACTGGCCGGCCTGCTCCCCGGCATCGGAATCCCTACCCTTCTCTTATGGGGGAGGCAGGATGCCATTGTCCCGCTGAACAGTTGTGAGCTTTATAAGCAGGGCATACCTGGTGCCCAGGTTGCGGTCATTGAGGACTGCGGACATATGCCCGAGATGGAGAAACCGGAGGAGTTCGCGAAAACCGTCATTGAGTTTCTGGAAGCCTGA